The following are from one region of the Roseobacter fucihabitans genome:
- a CDS encoding MBL fold metallo-hydrolase → MAELRATILGCGSSGGVPRLGGHWGDCDPENPKNRRQRCSLLVERKDANGTTTVLIDTSPDVRNQLLSADIGRLDAVIYTHSHADHVHGIDDLRMIVFNMRARLPVWADAPTRAALMQRFDYAFVQAEGSTYPPILDMNLIDGNVTIKGAGGPIRFTPFEVAHGGMNALGFRIADLAYLPDVAQVPDAVWPQLDNLDCWIVDALRRDPHPTHAHLARTLEWIEKVRPKHAVLTNMHIDLDYETLRAETPPHIEPAFDGMTLNFKMP, encoded by the coding sequence ATGGCGGAGTTACGTGCCACCATTCTGGGCTGCGGTTCCTCGGGCGGGGTCCCACGCTTGGGCGGGCATTGGGGAGATTGCGATCCGGAAAACCCCAAAAACCGGCGTCAACGATGTTCCCTTTTGGTGGAACGCAAGGATGCAAATGGCACCACGACGGTTCTCATCGACACCTCGCCCGATGTGCGCAATCAACTGCTGAGTGCCGATATCGGGCGGCTCGATGCGGTCATCTATACCCACAGCCACGCCGATCATGTGCATGGCATTGATGATCTGCGCATGATCGTGTTCAACATGCGCGCGCGCTTGCCCGTCTGGGCCGACGCGCCGACGCGCGCAGCACTTATGCAACGTTTCGATTACGCCTTTGTGCAGGCCGAAGGCTCGACCTATCCGCCCATTCTGGACATGAATCTGATTGACGGAAATGTGACCATCAAGGGCGCGGGCGGCCCCATCCGTTTCACCCCCTTTGAGGTCGCCCATGGCGGCATGAACGCGCTTGGGTTTCGCATCGCCGATCTGGCTTATCTGCCGGATGTCGCGCAGGTCCCCGATGCGGTCTGGCCGCAGCTTGATAACCTTGACTGCTGGATCGTGGATGCGCTGCGCCGGGACCCGCACCCGACGCACGCCCATCTGGCGCGCACGCTGGAATGGATCGAAAAGGTTCGCCCCAAACACGCCGTGCTGACCAATATGCACATCGATCTTGATTACGAAACATTGCGCGCAGAAACACCGCCCCATATCGAACCGGCCTTCGACGGGATGACCCTCAACTTCAAGATGCCCTGA
- a CDS encoding TatD family hydrolase encodes MSDIPQITDSHCHLDFPDFDGQHGDIVARAVEAGVTRMVTICTKLKTEPAVRAIAEAHAPVFYAAGTHPMSAASEPMASVEELITLAQHPKFVGIGETGLDYHYTAESADIQKQSLRIHIAAARETGLPLIIHARAADEDMVRILREEHANGAFSCVMHCFSSSPELARAALDLGFYLSMSGITAFPKSSDLRDIFAAAPLDRILVETDAPYLAPPPYRGKRNEPAYTAHTARRAAKTFGIEYAAFAAQTQANFERLFCKAAQYEAAA; translated from the coding sequence ATGAGCGACATACCACAGATCACCGACAGCCATTGTCACCTCGACTTTCCCGATTTCGACGGCCAGCACGGCGATATCGTCGCGCGCGCTGTTGAGGCGGGCGTGACGCGGATGGTCACGATCTGCACCAAGCTGAAAACCGAGCCCGCCGTGCGCGCCATAGCCGAGGCCCATGCGCCGGTATTTTACGCCGCTGGGACACACCCGATGTCTGCCGCGAGCGAACCTATGGCAAGCGTGGAGGAGTTGATCACCCTGGCGCAGCATCCGAAATTCGTCGGCATCGGCGAAACCGGACTGGACTATCATTACACAGCGGAAAGCGCGGATATCCAGAAACAATCCCTGCGCATCCATATCGCAGCAGCGCGTGAAACCGGCCTGCCGCTGATCATTCACGCGCGCGCGGCGGATGAAGATATGGTGCGAATCCTGCGCGAAGAACATGCAAACGGTGCGTTCTCCTGTGTGATGCATTGCTTTTCCTCCTCGCCGGAACTGGCGCGCGCCGCTCTCGATCTGGGGTTTTACCTGTCGATGTCCGGGATCACGGCCTTCCCGAAATCATCCGATCTGCGCGACATCTTTGCCGCCGCACCGTTGGATCGCATATTGGTGGAAACCGATGCGCCCTATCTTGCGCCCCCACCCTATCGCGGCAAGCGCAACGAACCCGCATATACAGCCCATACCGCACGCCGGGCAGCTAAGACTTTTGGTATCGAATACGCGGCTTTTGCCGCCCAGACACAGGCCAATTTCGAGCGGCTCTTTTGCAAGGCTGCCCAATATGAGGCCGCCGCCTGA
- a CDS encoding D-alanyl-D-alanine carboxypeptidase family protein — MIRLAGALLALILTTSTAVAFDTKATSAFVLDQTTGTVLLNKEADAPLPPASMSKLMTLYMAFEAIRRGKSDGGLDLNEELRVSEHAQSYGGSSMFLRSGETVSVEDLIRGIIVLSGNDACVVIAEALSPDGTEYGFARLMTQRAQQMGMTNSTFTNSNGWPQPGHLMSMRDLATLSARLIEDFPEFYPLFAETEFEFDNRVPSNRLNRNPLLTMGIGADGLKTGHTQEAGYGLTGSAKQGDRRVIFVISGLDTVAERAQESQAIVNWAFRQFAMRPLAREGQQFAQAEVWMGSEPTVGLVAAEDISVLMPALAGNEIEGEVVYTGPVNAPIAAGDQIAEFVFTLEGLPETRLPLVADRAIERGGFLSRVTTAALVLFTKLIEGPEGAT; from the coding sequence GTGATCCGTTTAGCTGGAGCCCTCCTAGCCCTTATTTTGACCACCTCGACCGCTGTGGCCTTTGATACCAAGGCCACATCTGCTTTCGTGCTTGATCAGACCACGGGAACCGTTTTGCTCAACAAGGAGGCCGATGCCCCCCTGCCCCCGGCGTCAATGTCAAAGCTGATGACGCTTTATATGGCGTTTGAGGCGATCCGGCGCGGTAAATCGGACGGCGGGTTGGATCTGAACGAGGAGTTGCGCGTCTCGGAACATGCGCAATCCTATGGCGGATCCAGCATGTTCCTGCGCTCAGGCGAAACCGTCAGCGTCGAGGACCTGATCCGCGGTATCATCGTGCTTTCGGGCAATGACGCCTGCGTGGTGATCGCCGAGGCGCTGTCGCCGGATGGCACGGAATACGGTTTTGCCCGGCTGATGACGCAGCGCGCCCAGCAAATGGGTATGACCAATTCCACCTTCACCAATTCCAACGGCTGGCCCCAGCCCGGACACCTGATGTCGATGCGCGATCTGGCGACCCTGTCGGCGCGACTGATCGAAGATTTCCCGGAATTTTACCCGCTTTTTGCCGAAACCGAGTTTGAATTTGACAACCGTGTGCCCAGCAACCGGTTGAACCGCAACCCGCTTTTGACCATGGGCATTGGCGCGGATGGGTTGAAAACAGGTCACACGCAGGAGGCCGGATATGGGCTGACGGGATCTGCCAAACAGGGCGACCGTCGGGTCATTTTTGTCATTTCCGGGCTGGATACGGTCGCAGAGCGTGCACAGGAATCCCAGGCCATCGTGAACTGGGCGTTTCGGCAATTCGCAATGCGCCCGCTGGCCAGGGAAGGCCAGCAATTCGCGCAAGCCGAGGTCTGGATGGGCAGCGAACCGACCGTCGGGCTGGTGGCGGCTGAGGATATCTCTGTGTTGATGCCCGCGCTGGCCGGAAATGAGATCGAGGGCGAGGTCGTCTATACCGGGCCCGTCAACGCGCCCATCGCGGCGGGTGATCAGATCGCAGAATTCGTCTTCACCCTCGAAGGCCTGCCCGAAACCCGGCTGCCGCTGGTTGCGGATCGTGCGATTGAACGCGGTGGATTTCTTAGTCGCGTCACCACCGCCGCGCTTGTGCTCTTTACCAAACTCATCGAAGGCCCTGAGGGGGCTACGTGA
- the tnpB gene encoding transposase, with translation MPPRPTCALPRLWPRCDPPIARGADICGDQASLSSILRIDCRAVVDFRKRHDGLAARVQRHLQKKPFDDAVYVFRAKRADRLKMIPLLDKIKHDEGVRQQKDTYGLGFLRSWSLM, from the coding sequence ATGCCGCCACGCCCGACGTGCGCATTGCCGAGATTGTGGCCGCGCTGTGATCCACCCATCGCACGGGGTGCAGATATTTGTGGCGACCAAGCCTCACTCTCATCGATACTGCGTATCGACTGCCGGGCAGTGGTGGACTTCCGCAAAAGGCACGATGGTTTGGCTGCCCGTGTGCAACGCCATTTGCAAAAGAAGCCCTTTGACGATGCGGTCTATGTGTTCCGTGCCAAACGTGCGGACCGGCTTAAAATGATCCCCCTCTTAGATAAGATCAAGCACGACGAAGGTGTCAGACAGCAAAAAGACACCTATGGGCTGGGCTTCCTACGTTCATGGAGTCTGATGTGA
- a CDS encoding mechanosensitive ion channel family protein: MRHPFQFLLVTILSCFAALSAQAQVALPNSATSEQSTPAPETLDSPEAVREMVATMSDDQVRLMLLERLDAVAQSEAALSTAQPTLTEMLANTWEAFYRPVLEVLWLVPSVPGKQVEAVSNFIATFGGAGILTLVGLTLVALAAGFAAERGVLAVLKQRKTATHDPDTSSLASTVGFLGGRLWRELFGLVVFYIVARSVGQLILTPEQLAVAAPAVRNIVLIPRVAAALLRFALAPKQPMYRLVSVDDTWAAFFYRHFFYLSLLLGLGFFLMSFNIRFDVPLSETRIGAWFGFAFHAYIIAIAWYGREGLTRMMLGTDPERTEFDARLAYAYPMFAIIASALTWVVANIVAGYGYYGLLSTAPHLKTMFWLLLTPLVDTAIRGLVRHLQPAMIGTGPIAEQAHRSNKRSMIRIGRVIALGAVALIVAGAWHINLTAVGSAEGGSAFAGNIVEFIIIAAIGYVVYELISLWINRRLTRETAFEVTADQAAGEGGGAGGSRLATVLPLVLMAAQASIATIFGLLAIGSLGIDITPLLAGAGILGLAIGFGAQKLVTDIVSGVFFLIDDAFRVGEYVDVGGTMGAVEKISIRSMQLRHHRGNVHTIPYGSVEKVTNFSRDWVIMKLMFTVPFDTDPNRVKKIFKKIGAEMLEDPLFKDDFLEPFKSQGVFQFDDVGIVMRGKFMAKPGTQFTIRKEIYNRVRNEFKANDIEFARREVRVDIPGMEDIEQLDETGKAAVQAAASSAVDHQIAQQEAEAAAKK; encoded by the coding sequence ATGAGACACCCTTTTCAATTTCTTTTGGTGACAATTTTGAGCTGTTTTGCGGCTTTGAGCGCACAGGCACAGGTCGCTCTGCCAAATTCCGCCACGTCCGAACAATCCACCCCGGCACCCGAAACACTCGACAGCCCCGAAGCCGTGCGCGAGATGGTCGCGACCATGTCCGATGATCAGGTCCGCCTGATGCTGCTGGAGCGTCTGGATGCCGTAGCGCAAAGCGAGGCCGCCCTCAGCACCGCTCAGCCCACCCTGACGGAGATGCTTGCCAATACCTGGGAAGCCTTTTACCGCCCGGTGCTGGAGGTCCTGTGGCTGGTGCCAAGCGTGCCGGGCAAACAGGTTGAGGCCGTTTCCAATTTCATCGCGACCTTTGGTGGGGCCGGTATTCTGACCCTGGTGGGGCTGACGCTGGTTGCACTCGCTGCGGGCTTTGCCGCCGAACGCGGCGTCTTGGCGGTCCTTAAGCAACGCAAGACAGCGACACATGATCCCGACACCAGTTCGCTTGCCAGCACCGTGGGGTTTCTGGGCGGCAGGCTGTGGCGCGAGCTTTTTGGTTTGGTGGTCTTTTACATTGTTGCGCGCAGCGTGGGGCAATTGATCCTGACGCCTGAACAACTCGCGGTTGCCGCGCCGGCCGTGCGCAACATCGTCCTGATCCCCCGCGTCGCGGCGGCTCTGTTGCGCTTTGCCCTTGCGCCAAAACAACCCATGTACCGTCTGGTCAGCGTGGATGACACATGGGCTGCGTTTTTCTATCGGCATTTCTTTTACCTGTCGCTCCTGCTGGGCCTTGGGTTTTTCCTGATGTCCTTCAACATCCGTTTTGACGTACCATTGTCGGAAACGCGGATCGGGGCGTGGTTCGGCTTTGCCTTTCACGCCTATATCATCGCGATCGCCTGGTATGGCCGCGAGGGCCTCACCCGTATGATGCTGGGCACTGACCCCGAGCGCACAGAATTTGACGCCCGCTTGGCATATGCCTACCCAATGTTTGCGATTATCGCATCCGCCCTGACCTGGGTCGTGGCCAACATCGTCGCGGGGTATGGGTACTATGGCCTCCTGAGCACGGCACCCCACCTCAAGACCATGTTCTGGCTGTTGCTGACACCGCTGGTGGATACCGCCATCCGCGGGCTTGTGCGCCACTTGCAACCCGCCATGATCGGCACCGGCCCCATCGCCGAGCAAGCCCATCGTTCCAACAAGCGCAGCATGATCCGGATTGGCCGTGTCATCGCATTGGGAGCGGTCGCGCTGATCGTTGCAGGGGCCTGGCATATCAATCTGACGGCTGTGGGCAGCGCCGAGGGCGGGTCGGCTTTTGCCGGAAACATCGTCGAGTTCATCATCATCGCCGCCATCGGATATGTGGTCTATGAGTTGATCTCCTTGTGGATCAATCGTCGTCTGACGCGCGAAACCGCCTTTGAGGTGACCGCGGATCAGGCGGCGGGCGAAGGCGGCGGTGCCGGCGGTTCACGTCTGGCGACCGTCTTGCCGCTGGTGCTCATGGCCGCCCAGGCCAGCATTGCGACGATCTTTGGTCTGCTCGCCATCGGCAGCCTTGGCATCGACATCACGCCGCTTCTGGCCGGTGCCGGGATCCTGGGTCTGGCCATTGGTTTTGGGGCGCAAAAGCTGGTGACCGATATCGTTTCGGGTGTTTTCTTCCTGATCGATGACGCCTTTAGGGTCGGCGAATATGTCGATGTGGGCGGGACCATGGGTGCGGTCGAGAAAATCTCCATCCGTTCCATGCAGCTGCGCCACCACCGCGGCAATGTGCACACTATTCCTTATGGCAGCGTCGAAAAAGTGACCAATTTCAGCCGCGATTGGGTGATCATGAAATTGATGTTCACAGTGCCCTTTGATACCGACCCCAACCGGGTGAAGAAGATTTTCAAGAAGATCGGGGCCGAAATGCTCGAAGATCCGCTGTTCAAGGATGATTTTCTGGAACCCTTCAAAAGCCAGGGTGTGTTCCAGTTCGATGACGTCGGGATCGTCATGCGCGGCAAATTCATGGCCAAGCCGGGGACGCAATTCACCATCCGCAAGGAAATCTACAACCGCGTGCGCAATGAGTTCAAAGCCAATGATATCGAATTTGCCCGTCGCGAAGTGCGTGTGGATATTCCGGGCATGGAGGATATCGAACAGCTCGATGAGACCGGCAAAGCCGCCGTTCAGGCCGCAGCCTCAAGCGCGGTCGACCATCAAATTGCCCAGCAGGAAGCCGAGGCCGCAGCCAAGAAATAG
- the tmk gene encoding dTMP kinase, giving the protein MSTVPPAQGRFITFEGIDGSGKSTQIKRLAEHLRAHGQEVIVTREPGGSPGAEEIRALVLQGAPDRWSAETEILLFTAARRDHLERTILPALAAGKIVLCDRFADSTRMYQGLSRGDLRAVVDQLHALMIAQEPDLTILIDMDPAVGLSRALSRQTADERFEAFGEDLQRAMRQGFLDLAEEFSARFRLVDGARDMDAVAADIAALVEAELA; this is encoded by the coding sequence GTGAGCACAGTACCGCCCGCGCAGGGTCGCTTTATTACCTTCGAGGGCATTGATGGGTCGGGCAAGTCCACCCAAATCAAGCGGTTGGCCGAACATCTGCGCGCCCATGGGCAAGAGGTTATCGTAACGCGCGAACCCGGTGGCTCGCCCGGCGCCGAAGAAATTCGCGCCCTTGTGTTGCAGGGCGCGCCGGACCGGTGGTCGGCTGAGACCGAAATCCTGCTCTTTACCGCCGCGCGGCGCGACCATCTGGAACGCACCATCCTGCCCGCGTTGGCTGCGGGAAAAATCGTCCTGTGTGACCGCTTTGCCGATAGCACGCGCATGTATCAGGGGCTGTCGCGCGGCGATCTGCGCGCCGTGGTGGATCAATTGCACGCCCTGATGATTGCACAGGAACCTGACCTGACCATTCTCATCGACATGGATCCGGCGGTGGGCTTGTCGCGCGCCTTGTCGCGCCAGACGGCGGATGAACGTTTTGAGGCTTTTGGCGAGGATCTTCAACGCGCCATGCGTCAGGGCTTTCTGGACCTCGCAGAGGAATTCAGCGCCCGCTTTCGCCTTGTGGACGGCGCACGCGACATGGACGCCGTGGCCGCCGACATTGCCGCCCTGGTGGAGGCCGAATTGGCATGA
- a CDS encoding IS66 family insertion sequence element accessory protein TnpB, whose product MAETLVDGTTMNGVARRYGGPNHVSVWRRMAGEGKLVLPNLEGVSCVPVALEEPAAMLPDMAGVDAQAEIGVIDIFKGNVTIRLDAATPDVRIAEIVAAL is encoded by the coding sequence ATGGCTGAGACATTGGTTGATGGTACGACTATGAACGGGGTTGCGCGTAGATATGGGGGGCCCAATCATGTATCCGTATGGCGTCGCATGGCGGGGGAGGGCAAGCTGGTCTTGCCAAACCTTGAAGGCGTTTCCTGCGTTCCGGTGGCGCTTGAGGAACCTGCAGCCATGTTGCCAGATATGGCCGGGGTTGATGCGCAAGCCGAGATTGGCGTGATTGACATATTCAAGGGTAATGTGACGATCCGACTGGATGCCGCCACGCCCGACGTGCGCATTGCCGAGATTGTGGCCGCGCTGTGA
- a CDS encoding AEC family transporter produces the protein MQTLLDVILPVFLVIGFGYVAVWRKLFPVEGIDGVMRFTQNFAIPCLLFQAIAKLDLNSSFDPGLLGSYYMAATICFTLGMIGARYLFNRDWEDCVAIGFCCLFSNSVLLGLPITERAYGADALVGNFAITAIHSPFCYGLGITVMEITRNRGQSPMVMIRAVLRAMFRNALVLAIGLGFIVNLSGIWVPDVVDDALTLIARAALPAALFALGGVLVQYRPEGDSRVIAMVCCVTLLLHPALFWLFGSAQNVPVDFFRSGVLTAAMAPGFNTYIFANMYGRAKRVAASSVLIATGLSVFSVWVWLILLGGA, from the coding sequence TTGCAAACCCTGCTCGACGTCATCCTCCCGGTCTTTCTGGTCATCGGTTTTGGCTATGTCGCGGTCTGGCGCAAGCTCTTCCCAGTGGAAGGCATCGACGGTGTCATGCGGTTCACGCAAAACTTCGCCATCCCCTGCCTGTTGTTCCAGGCCATCGCCAAACTCGACCTTAACAGCTCCTTTGATCCCGGCCTGCTGGGCAGCTATTACATGGCGGCCACGATCTGCTTTACGCTCGGCATGATCGGCGCGCGGTACCTGTTCAACCGCGACTGGGAGGATTGCGTCGCCATCGGGTTTTGTTGCCTCTTTTCCAACTCGGTCCTGCTCGGCCTACCCATCACCGAACGGGCTTATGGCGCGGATGCGCTGGTGGGGAATTTCGCCATCACTGCGATACATTCACCGTTTTGCTACGGGCTTGGCATCACGGTCATGGAAATCACCCGCAACCGCGGGCAATCCCCGATGGTCATGATCCGCGCCGTCCTGCGCGCGATGTTTCGCAACGCGCTTGTGCTGGCCATCGGCCTGGGGTTCATCGTCAATCTGTCGGGCATATGGGTGCCGGATGTGGTGGATGATGCTTTGACGCTGATCGCGCGTGCCGCCCTTCCCGCCGCTCTTTTCGCCCTCGGTGGGGTGTTGGTGCAATATAGGCCCGAAGGCGACAGCCGCGTGATTGCCATGGTCTGTTGCGTCACACTTTTGCTTCACCCGGCGCTGTTCTGGCTCTTTGGCTCTGCGCAAAATGTACCGGTGGATTTCTTCCGCTCCGGGGTGCTGACGGCCGCGATGGCGCCGGGGTTCAACACCTATATCTTTGCCAATATGTACGGGCGCGCCAAACGGGTCGCGGCCTCCTCGGTGCTGATCGCGACCGGCTTGTCGGTGTTTTCCGTCTGGGTCTGGCTGATCCTGCTTGGGGGGGCCTGA
- a CDS encoding DNA polymerase III subunit delta', with translation MSTPDQIEGAPHPRDTAQIFGQDAAQHAFLEAFATGRLHHAWLLTGPRGIGKATLAWTIARFLLATPPLEEDGLFGAPVPPKTLTIDPDHPVSHRIAAGAEPGLKSITRTPNPKTERMRDQIVVEDIRALAGFFQLSAADGGRRVVIIDAADDMNAPAANALLKMLEEPPENATLLLISHHPSGLLPTIRSRCRTLRLNTLPADDMARAFDQAGVSAGSQAKALAELSGGSVGAAMRLSLLDGLKTYADLVALVQHLPQFDRASALKMAETAAARGGEAKRDLLFELIDLLLSRLARSGAMGLAPGIEAAPGETAILKRLAPNQASARAWAEVAQETGARARHGRAVNLDPAALVLDTLIKISQTASR, from the coding sequence ATGAGCACCCCGGATCAGATCGAGGGCGCACCGCATCCGCGCGACACAGCGCAAATCTTTGGCCAGGACGCTGCACAACATGCGTTTCTGGAAGCCTTTGCCACCGGGCGCTTGCACCATGCCTGGTTGCTGACCGGCCCGCGCGGCATCGGCAAGGCGACGCTGGCATGGACAATCGCGCGTTTTTTACTAGCCACCCCGCCGCTTGAGGAAGATGGGCTTTTCGGTGCGCCGGTGCCGCCCAAAACGCTCACTATTGATCCCGATCACCCCGTATCGCACCGGATCGCCGCGGGGGCCGAACCGGGGTTGAAATCCATCACCCGCACGCCAAATCCGAAGACCGAAAGGATGCGCGATCAGATCGTCGTAGAAGACATCCGCGCGCTGGCCGGTTTTTTCCAACTCTCTGCCGCGGATGGCGGTCGTCGGGTTGTCATCATTGATGCCGCCGATGATATGAATGCCCCCGCGGCCAATGCCCTGCTGAAAATGCTCGAAGAGCCGCCCGAAAATGCAACGCTGCTGCTGATCAGCCACCACCCTTCCGGGTTGTTGCCCACAATCCGATCACGTTGTCGCACGCTGCGTCTCAATACGCTGCCAGCAGATGACATGGCGCGGGCCTTTGATCAGGCGGGCGTTTCGGCGGGCTCCCAAGCAAAGGCCCTGGCGGAGCTTTCGGGCGGCTCGGTGGGGGCCGCGATGCGCCTGTCTCTGCTGGATGGGTTGAAAACATATGCCGACCTTGTGGCCCTTGTTCAGCACCTGCCGCAATTTGATCGCGCCAGCGCATTGAAAATGGCCGAAACTGCGGCGGCACGGGGCGGTGAGGCGAAACGCGATTTGCTATTCGAGCTCATTGATCTGTTGTTGTCACGGCTCGCCCGGTCCGGTGCCATGGGCCTGGCACCGGGCATCGAGGCCGCACCGGGTGAAACCGCGATCTTGAAACGCCTTGCTCCGAACCAGGCATCGGCGCGCGCCTGGGCAGAGGTTGCGCAGGAAACCGGCGCGCGCGCGCGGCACGGGCGCGCGGTGAACCTTGACCCTGCCGCCCTGGTCCTAGATACCCTGATCAAGATAAGCCAAACCGCCAGCAGGTAA
- a CDS encoding SPOR domain-containing protein yields MCAVLTACDDTGAFSLGNPSPSETTVATAQADAGTIVERDIEAPEIFSAKEPGLWDGRPSLGGVWVAHPDVTEPERVIIRNQSNGQFVVGALFRRERDIPGPRLQMSSDAAQALDVLPGAPVELDVTALRKEVVSTPEPAPVGAAQADGIGETSLASPPEPALQSTPIAPPAQTAERPPSSLTKPFIQIGIFSLEANANRAAKQMRGAGLIPTIKSQETDGKAFWRVIVGPASNTSERKKLLDTIRREGFTDAYTVSN; encoded by the coding sequence ATTTGCGCTGTGCTGACAGCCTGTGACGACACCGGCGCGTTCAGCCTGGGCAATCCGTCACCATCGGAAACGACAGTGGCAACGGCGCAGGCGGACGCCGGAACGATCGTTGAGCGCGACATCGAAGCGCCGGAGATTTTTTCCGCCAAGGAACCTGGGTTGTGGGATGGGCGACCCTCGCTCGGCGGCGTCTGGGTTGCGCATCCGGATGTCACCGAACCCGAACGCGTGATCATACGCAATCAATCCAACGGCCAGTTCGTCGTGGGGGCCCTGTTTCGCCGCGAACGCGACATCCCAGGACCACGGCTTCAGATGTCTTCCGACGCAGCACAAGCCCTGGATGTGCTGCCCGGCGCACCGGTTGAACTTGACGTGACGGCTTTGCGCAAAGAAGTTGTCAGCACGCCAGAACCCGCACCTGTTGGAGCCGCGCAAGCGGATGGAATAGGTGAAACTTCACTGGCCTCCCCCCCAGAACCAGCCTTGCAATCCACCCCCATCGCGCCGCCGGCTCAAACCGCAGAGCGGCCGCCGTCTTCCTTGACAAAGCCCTTCATCCAGATCGGCATTTTCAGTCTGGAAGCCAACGCAAACCGCGCGGCCAAACAGATGCGCGGCGCAGGGCTGATCCCGACGATCAAATCGCAGGAAACCGACGGCAAGGCTTTCTGGCGCGTCATCGTGGGTCCGGCCAGCAATACCTCTGAACGCAAAAAACTGCTCGACACCATCCGGCGTGAAGGGTTCACTGATGCCTATACTGTCTCAAATTAA